A region from the Citrobacter telavivensis genome encodes:
- the sulA gene encoding cell division inhibitor SulA, producing MYTSGYANRSPSFSSTSNTMARVSSEKVSTGLISEVVYREDQPMMTQLLLLPLLQQLGQQSRWQLWLTPQQKLSREWVQSAGLPLTKVMQINQLSPCDTLESMIRALRTGNYSVVIGWLTEELTEEEHAELVRAADEGNAMGFIMRPVNAQTHATRQQTGLKIHSNLYH from the coding sequence ATGTACACTTCAGGCTACGCAAATCGTTCTCCGTCATTCTCTTCCACATCGAACACGATGGCGCGCGTCTCTTCTGAGAAAGTGTCCACCGGGCTTATCAGCGAAGTGGTCTATCGTGAAGACCAGCCCATGATGACGCAGTTACTGCTGTTACCGCTTCTTCAGCAGTTAGGTCAACAATCGCGCTGGCAGCTCTGGCTGACGCCGCAGCAAAAACTGAGCCGTGAATGGGTTCAGTCTGCCGGCCTTCCGCTGACCAAAGTGATGCAAATTAACCAGCTTTCCCCCTGCGATACGCTGGAATCGATGATTCGCGCATTACGCACGGGCAATTACAGCGTGGTGATCGGCTGGCTGACAGAAGAATTAACAGAAGAAGAACATGCTGAATTGGTCAGGGCTGCAGATGAGGGAAACGCGATGGGATTTATCATGCGTCCCGTGAATGCTCAGACCCATGCCACGAGACAGCAAACCGGGCTAAAAATTCACTCGAATTTGTATCATTGA
- the pqiB gene encoding intermembrane transport protein PqiB, with amino-acid sequence MESKSGEAKIQKVKNWSPVWIFPIVTALIGAWVLFYHYSHQGPEVTLITTNAEGIEGGKTTIKSRSVDVGVVESATLTDDLTHVEIKARLNAGMEKLLHKDSVFWVVKPQVGREGISGLGTLLSGAYIELQPGNKGNRVEKYELLDSPPLAPPDAKGIRVVLDSKKAGQLSPGDPVLFRGYRVGSVETSTFDPQKRSISYQLFINAPNDRLVTSNVRFWKDSGIAVDLTSAGMRVEMGSLTTLFGGGVSFDVPEGLEQGQPVAEKAAFSLYDDPKSIQDSLFTEHIDYLMFFKDSIRGLQPGAPLEFRGIRLGTVSKVPFFAPNMRQVFNNDYRIPVLVRIEPERLKAQLGEDTDVGAHLAELLKRGLRGSLKTGNLVTGALYVDLDFYPKEPPLTGIREFNGYQIIPTVSGGLAQIQQRLMEALDKINNLPLNPMIEQATNTLSESQRTMKHLQTTLDNMNKITSSQSMQQLPADMQNTLRELNRSMQGFQPGSAAYNKMVADMQRLDQVLRELQPVLKTLNEKSNALVFEAKDKKDPEPKRAKQ; translated from the coding sequence ATGGAATCTAAAAGTGGGGAAGCCAAAATCCAGAAGGTAAAAAACTGGTCTCCCGTGTGGATTTTTCCCATCGTCACTGCGCTCATTGGGGCATGGGTTCTGTTCTATCACTACAGCCATCAGGGACCGGAAGTGACCCTGATTACCACTAATGCCGAGGGCATTGAGGGCGGAAAAACCACCATTAAAAGCCGCAGCGTTGATGTGGGCGTGGTCGAAAGCGCCACGCTGACCGACGATCTGACGCACGTTGAAATCAAAGCGCGCCTGAATGCCGGTATGGAAAAACTGCTGCACAAAGACTCTGTGTTCTGGGTGGTGAAGCCGCAGGTTGGACGCGAAGGGATCAGCGGCTTAGGCACGCTTCTTTCTGGCGCCTACATCGAACTGCAACCGGGTAATAAAGGCAACAGAGTGGAAAAGTATGAGCTGCTGGATTCGCCGCCGCTGGCGCCGCCGGATGCCAAAGGGATCCGCGTGGTGCTCGACAGCAAAAAAGCCGGGCAACTGAGTCCGGGCGATCCGGTTCTGTTCCGTGGCTATCGCGTCGGATCGGTAGAAACCAGCACTTTTGATCCGCAAAAACGCAGCATCAGCTATCAACTGTTCATCAATGCGCCAAACGATCGTCTGGTCACCAGTAACGTCCGTTTCTGGAAAGACAGCGGGATTGCGGTCGATCTGACTTCTGCCGGGATGCGGGTAGAGATGGGATCGCTGACAACGTTGTTTGGCGGGGGCGTCAGCTTTGACGTGCCTGAAGGGCTTGAACAGGGTCAGCCGGTTGCCGAGAAGGCCGCCTTCAGCCTGTATGACGATCCGAAAAGTATTCAGGATTCGCTGTTCACCGAACACATCGATTACCTGATGTTCTTCAAAGATTCGATCCGGGGTCTGCAACCGGGCGCGCCGCTGGAGTTCCGCGGTATTCGTCTGGGGACGGTGAGTAAAGTGCCGTTCTTCGCGCCGAATATGCGCCAGGTATTTAACAACGATTACCGCATTCCGGTGCTGGTGCGCATTGAACCCGAGCGGCTGAAAGCACAGCTTGGTGAAGATACGGACGTGGGTGCACATCTGGCCGAACTGCTGAAACGGGGCTTACGCGGCTCGCTGAAAACCGGGAACCTGGTGACCGGGGCGTTGTATGTCGATCTGGACTTCTATCCGAAAGAGCCGCCGCTTACCGGTATCCGCGAGTTTAACGGTTATCAGATCATCCCGACGGTGAGCGGAGGTCTGGCGCAAATTCAGCAGAGACTGATGGAAGCGCTGGATAAGATCAACAATCTGCCGTTGAACCCGATGATTGAGCAGGCTACCAATACGTTGAGTGAAAGCCAGCGCACGATGAAACATCTGCAAACGACGCTGGATAACATGAACAAGATTACCTCCAGTCAGTCAATGCAACAGTTGCCGGCGGATATGCAGAACACGTTACGTGAACTGAACCGCAGCATGCAGGGCTTCCAGCCTGGCTCCGCAGCCTACAACAAGATGGTGGCCGATATGCAACGTCTTGATCAGGTACTCCGCGAGCTACAGCCGGTGCTGAAAACGCTGAATGAGAAGAGCAACGCGCTGGTGTTTGAAGCGAAGGACAAGAAAGATCCAGAGCCGAAGAGGGCGAAACAATGA
- the matP gene encoding macrodomain Ter protein MatP, translating to MKYQQLENLESGWKWKYLVKKHREGELITRYVEASAAQEAVDLLLTLENEPVRVNLWIDEHMNPALQNRMKQTIRARRKRHFNAEHQHTRKKSIDLEFIVWQRLAGLAQRRGKTLSETVVQLIEDAENKEKYANKMSSLKQDLQALLGKE from the coding sequence ATGAAATATCAACAACTTGAGAATCTTGAAAGCGGTTGGAAGTGGAAGTACCTGGTGAAGAAGCACCGCGAAGGGGAATTAATTACCCGTTATGTGGAGGCCAGTGCTGCCCAGGAAGCCGTGGATTTGTTGCTTACGCTGGAAAATGAACCGGTGCGGGTCAATCTCTGGATTGATGAACATATGAATCCTGCGCTGCAAAACCGCATGAAGCAGACGATACGTGCACGGCGTAAACGTCATTTCAATGCCGAGCATCAGCACACGCGAAAGAAATCTATCGATCTGGAGTTTATCGTCTGGCAGCGACTCGCCGGACTGGCGCAGCGGCGCGGTAAGACGTTATCAGAGACCGTGGTGCAGCTAATTGAAGATGCAGAGAATAAAGAGAAGTATGCCAACAAGATGTCTTCGCTGAAGCAGGATCTGCAGGCGTTGTTGGGCAAAGAGTAG
- a CDS encoding Crp/Fnr family transcriptional regulator, which produces MKVHSYDRIYKSQEYLSSLGRIHFRSLFGSYSLTIKNTVFAMVANGELYLRACEQSVQYCVQHSPVWLTFLKRGRPVMLNYYQVDDSLWRDQQQLIQLSKFSLDAALQEKLTRCSQQRLKDLPNMTFHLESLLNEAGIYDVATLRMLGAKMCWLRLRQINKSITDKVLFNLEGAIYGIHEAALPAIRRQELALWVKSLSPVSMYPEKIE; this is translated from the coding sequence ATGAAAGTACACTCCTATGACAGGATCTATAAATCACAGGAATATTTATCTTCTCTGGGGAGGATTCATTTCCGTTCACTGTTCGGCAGCTACAGTCTGACTATCAAGAATACCGTCTTTGCGATGGTCGCGAATGGTGAGCTTTATCTTCGTGCCTGTGAGCAAAGCGTACAGTATTGCGTGCAACATTCCCCTGTCTGGCTGACATTTCTCAAACGCGGACGTCCGGTCATGCTCAACTATTATCAGGTTGATGACAGTTTGTGGCGCGACCAGCAGCAGTTGATCCAGTTATCGAAGTTTTCACTGGATGCCGCGTTGCAGGAGAAGTTGACCCGTTGTTCACAGCAGCGGCTTAAGGATCTCCCCAATATGACCTTTCATCTGGAAAGTTTACTGAATGAAGCGGGGATCTACGACGTCGCCACCCTGCGAATGCTGGGGGCCAAAATGTGCTGGCTGCGGCTTCGACAGATTAATAAGTCCATTACCGACAAGGTTCTGTTTAATCTTGAAGGCGCCATTTATGGCATTCATGAAGCTGCGCTCCCGGCGATACGCCGCCAGGAGCTTGCTTTGTGGGTTAAGTCGCTTTCGCCGGTGTCGATGTATCCGGAGAAGATTGAGTGA
- a CDS encoding AAA family ATPase: MTITKLAWRDLVPDTDSYQEIFAQPHVTEENDTLLSDTQPRLQFALEQLLQPRATSPFMLAKAPEELEYLNLLADAARALQHDTGRLTGGHYEVSGHTIHYRDAERAEDNFATLSQVVIADWVEAEQLFGCLRQFNGDITLQPGLVHQANGGVLVISLRTLLAQPLLWMRLKAIVSRERFDWVAFDESRPLPVSVPSMPLKLKVLLVGERESLADFQEMEPELAEQAIYSEFEDNMQIVDAESMTQWCQWVTWTAKRNQLPYPAPDAWEVLVREAVRYTGEQDTLPLNPLWIIRQFTEVAPLCESETCTGEQLSLMLAQREWREGFLAERMQDEILQEQILIETEGERVGQINALSVIEFPGHPRAFGEPSRISCVVHIGDGEFTDIERKAELGGNIHAKGMMIMQAFLMSELQLEQQLPFSASLTFEQSYSEVDGDSASMAELCALISALSDVPVNQSIAITGSVDQFGRAQPVGGLNEKIEGFFTICQQRELTGKQGVIIPSSNVRHLSLQPALLQAVEEEKFTIWAVDDVTDALPLLLNLLWDGEGQTTLMQTIQERIAQATQQEGRHRFPWPLRWLNGILPN; encoded by the coding sequence TTGACCATTACGAAACTTGCATGGCGTGATCTTGTCCCTGATACCGACAGTTATCAGGAGATTTTTGCACAGCCACATGTCACTGAAGAAAACGACACATTACTGAGTGATACTCAACCACGCTTACAATTTGCCCTGGAGCAATTGTTACAACCCAGAGCCACATCCCCTTTCATGCTGGCCAAAGCGCCTGAAGAGCTTGAGTATCTTAATCTTCTGGCCGATGCCGCACGTGCCTTACAGCACGACACCGGTCGCCTGACTGGAGGTCACTACGAGGTTTCGGGCCACACGATTCACTATCGTGACGCTGAGCGGGCTGAAGACAATTTTGCCACCTTATCACAGGTGGTGATTGCCGACTGGGTTGAGGCAGAACAGCTGTTTGGCTGCCTGCGTCAATTCAATGGCGACATCACGCTGCAGCCCGGACTGGTTCACCAGGCCAATGGCGGCGTGCTGGTTATCTCCCTGCGCACCCTGCTTGCACAACCGCTGCTGTGGATGCGCCTGAAGGCCATTGTCAGCCGCGAACGCTTTGACTGGGTAGCCTTTGATGAGTCCCGCCCGCTGCCGGTCTCCGTGCCGTCTATGCCGCTTAAACTGAAGGTGCTGTTAGTTGGTGAGCGCGAGTCGCTGGCGGATTTCCAGGAAATGGAACCTGAACTGGCCGAGCAGGCTATTTATAGCGAATTCGAAGATAACATGCAGATCGTGGATGCAGAATCCATGACGCAGTGGTGTCAGTGGGTGACGTGGACTGCGAAACGTAATCAGTTACCTTACCCGGCGCCCGATGCCTGGGAAGTACTGGTTCGCGAAGCAGTGCGTTATACCGGCGAACAGGATACGTTACCGCTCAATCCGCTGTGGATCATCAGGCAGTTCACGGAAGTCGCGCCGCTGTGCGAAAGTGAAACCTGCACAGGTGAACAGCTCAGCCTGATGCTTGCCCAGAGAGAGTGGCGCGAAGGATTCCTGGCCGAACGCATGCAGGATGAGATCCTCCAGGAACAGATCCTGATCGAAACAGAGGGTGAGCGCGTTGGTCAGATCAACGCCCTGTCGGTGATTGAATTTCCCGGCCACCCGCGCGCCTTCGGTGAACCTTCACGTATCAGTTGCGTCGTGCACATTGGCGATGGTGAGTTCACGGATATTGAGCGGAAAGCCGAACTTGGCGGTAATATTCATGCTAAGGGAATGATGATCATGCAGGCGTTCCTGATGTCGGAACTCCAGCTCGAGCAACAACTCCCCTTCTCGGCCTCGCTGACGTTTGAACAGTCCTACAGTGAAGTTGATGGCGACAGCGCTTCCATGGCAGAACTGTGCGCACTGATAAGCGCGCTGTCCGATGTGCCAGTTAATCAGAGCATCGCCATTACCGGTTCGGTCGACCAGTTCGGTCGCGCTCAGCCCGTTGGCGGTTTAAATGAAAAAATTGAAGGCTTCTTCACGATTTGCCAACAGCGCGAACTGACGGGTAAGCAAGGGGTCATCATCCCCTCTTCCAACGTCAGGCATCTTAGCCTGCAACCCGCGCTGCTACAGGCCGTTGAAGAAGAGAAGTTCACTATCTGGGCGGTAGATGACGTTACCGACGCGCTGCCGCTGCTGTTAAATCTGCTGTGGGATGGTGAAGGCCAGACAACGTTGATGCAGACTATCCAGGAGCGTATCGCCCAGGCGACGCAACAGGAAGGACGTCACCGTTTTCCGTGGCCGCTGCGTTGGCTGAACGGGATTCTTCCGAACTGA
- the yccS gene encoding TIGR01666 family membrane protein, translating into MLSPLLRRYTWNSTWLYYVRIFIALCGTTALPWWLGDVKLTIPLTLGMVAAALTDLDDRLAGRLRNLIITLICFFIASASVELLFPYPWLFAIGLTISTSGFILLGGLGQRYATIAFGALLIAIYTMLGASLYAQWYQQPLLLLAGAIWYNGLTLTGHLLFPIRPLQDNLARSYEQLAHFLELKSRLFDPDIEDESQAPLYDLALANGQLMATLNQTKVSLLTRLRGDRGQRGTRRTLHYYFVAQDIHERASSSHIQYQTLRDHFRHSDVMFRFQRLMSMQGQACLQLSRSILLRVPYQHDPHFERAFTHLDAALERMRTNGASADLLKTLGFLLANLRAIDAQLATIESEQAQAMSRNESESQLADDSPHGLSDIWLRLSRNFTPESALFRHAVRMSLVLCVGYAIIQITGMHHGYWILLTSLFVCQPNYNATRHRLALRIIGTLVGVAIGIPILWFVPSLEGQLILLVITGVLFFAFRNVQYAHATMFITLLVLLCFNLLGEGFEVALPRVIDTLIGCAIAWAAVSFIWPDWRFRNLPRVMKRATDANCRYLDAILEQYHQGRDNRLAYRIARRDAHNRDAELASVVSNMSSEPDVTAQTREAAFRLLCLNHTFTSYISALGAHREQLTNPDVLALLDDAVCYVDDALHHLPADEERVQQALAELKQRIQHLEPRPDSKEPLVIQQVGLLVALLPEMGRLQRQITQSSPDTSTPAKAT; encoded by the coding sequence ATGTTAAGTCCCCTGCTTCGTCGCTATACCTGGAACAGCACCTGGCTGTATTACGTGCGAATTTTTATCGCTCTCTGCGGAACTACCGCGCTGCCCTGGTGGCTGGGCGATGTCAAACTGACCATCCCCCTGACGCTGGGAATGGTGGCGGCGGCGTTGACCGATCTGGACGATCGGCTCGCGGGCCGTCTGCGAAACCTTATCATCACGCTCATCTGCTTTTTTATCGCCTCCGCCTCGGTCGAGTTGTTGTTTCCCTACCCGTGGCTGTTCGCCATCGGACTGACTATCTCCACCAGCGGTTTTATCCTGCTCGGCGGCCTGGGTCAGCGCTACGCAACGATTGCCTTCGGCGCGCTGCTGATCGCGATTTACACTATGCTCGGCGCGTCTCTGTACGCCCAATGGTATCAGCAACCGCTTCTGCTGCTGGCTGGCGCAATCTGGTATAACGGATTAACGCTTACCGGCCATCTGCTGTTCCCCATTCGTCCCCTGCAGGACAATCTGGCGCGCAGCTATGAACAACTGGCACACTTTCTGGAGCTAAAATCGCGTCTTTTTGACCCGGATATTGAAGACGAAAGCCAGGCGCCGCTTTATGATTTAGCACTGGCCAATGGCCAACTGATGGCGACGCTGAATCAGACAAAAGTGTCCTTGCTGACCCGGTTGCGCGGCGACCGGGGACAACGCGGCACGCGGCGTACTCTGCATTATTACTTTGTGGCGCAGGATATTCATGAACGCGCCAGTTCCTCGCATATTCAGTACCAGACGCTGCGCGACCATTTTCGTCACAGCGACGTGATGTTCCGCTTTCAACGTCTGATGTCGATGCAGGGGCAGGCCTGTCTGCAACTGTCACGCTCGATTTTGCTACGCGTCCCCTACCAGCACGATCCACATTTTGAACGCGCTTTCACGCATCTTGACGCAGCACTTGAGCGGATGCGGACAAACGGTGCCTCCGCCGATCTGCTGAAAACGCTGGGATTCTTACTGGCTAATTTGCGCGCTATCGACGCGCAGCTGGCTACGATTGAATCCGAGCAAGCTCAGGCCATGTCGCGCAATGAATCAGAAAGCCAGCTTGCCGATGACAGTCCGCACGGGCTCAGCGATATCTGGCTGCGGCTGAGCCGCAACTTCACCCCGGAATCCGCGCTGTTTCGGCATGCGGTCAGGATGTCTCTGGTCCTGTGCGTCGGCTATGCGATCATTCAGATAACCGGTATGCATCACGGTTACTGGATCCTGCTGACCAGCCTGTTTGTTTGCCAGCCTAACTACAACGCCACGCGACACCGTCTGGCGTTGAGGATCATCGGGACGCTGGTCGGGGTCGCGATTGGTATCCCGATTTTATGGTTCGTTCCGTCACTGGAAGGCCAGCTCATTCTACTGGTGATCACCGGCGTCCTGTTCTTTGCCTTTCGCAACGTCCAGTATGCCCATGCGACCATGTTTATTACGCTGCTGGTCCTGCTGTGCTTCAATTTGCTCGGCGAAGGGTTTGAAGTCGCCCTCCCCCGAGTGATTGATACGCTCATCGGCTGCGCCATTGCCTGGGCGGCGGTCAGTTTCATCTGGCCTGACTGGCGTTTTCGTAATCTCCCGCGGGTGATGAAAAGAGCAACCGACGCCAACTGTCGCTATCTGGACGCCATTCTGGAACAGTACCATCAGGGACGCGACAATCGACTGGCATATCGGATTGCTCGCCGCGATGCCCATAACCGCGACGCAGAGCTGGCCTCCGTAGTGTCGAACATGTCCAGCGAACCCGATGTGACGGCACAGACGCGTGAGGCAGCGTTCCGTTTGCTCTGTCTCAACCATACATTCACCAGCTATATCTCCGCATTAGGGGCGCATCGTGAGCAACTTACCAACCCCGACGTACTGGCACTACTGGACGATGCGGTCTGTTATGTCGATGATGCGCTACATCATCTCCCGGCCGACGAAGAGCGCGTGCAACAAGCGCTGGCAGAACTGAAACAGCGCATCCAGCATCTTGAGCCGCGCCCGGACAGCAAAGAACCATTGGTGATTCAGCAGGTCGGTTTGCTGGTGGCCCTGCTGCCGGAAATGGGTCGACTACAGCGACAAATCACTCAATCTTCTCCGGATACATCGACACCGGCGAAAGCGACTTAA
- the ompA gene encoding porin OmpA — MKKTAIAIAVALAGFATVAQAAPKDNTWYTGAKLGWSQYHDTGFIDNNGPTHESQLGAGAFGGYQVNPYVGFEMGYDWLGRMPYKGDNINGAYKAQGVQLTAKLGYPITDDLDIYTRLGGMVWRADTKSNVPGGASTKDHDTGVSPVFAGGVEYAITPEIATRLEYQWTNNIGDANTIGTRPDNGLLSVGVSYRFGQQEQAAPIVAPAPAPAPEVQTKHFTLKSDVLFNFNKATLKPEGQQALDQMYSQLSNLDPKDGSVVVLGFTDRIGSDAYNQGLSEKRAQSVVDYLISKGIPADKISARGMGESNPVTGNTCDNVKARAALIDCLAPDRRVEIEVKGIKDVVTQPQA; from the coding sequence ATGAAAAAGACAGCTATCGCGATTGCAGTGGCACTGGCTGGTTTCGCTACCGTGGCGCAGGCCGCTCCGAAAGATAACACCTGGTACACTGGTGCTAAACTGGGTTGGTCCCAGTACCATGACACTGGTTTCATCGACAACAACGGTCCGACCCACGAAAGTCAACTGGGTGCCGGTGCGTTCGGTGGTTACCAGGTTAACCCGTATGTTGGCTTTGAAATGGGTTACGACTGGTTAGGTCGTATGCCGTACAAAGGTGACAACATCAACGGTGCTTACAAAGCTCAGGGCGTTCAACTGACCGCTAAACTGGGTTACCCAATCACTGACGATCTGGACATCTACACTCGTCTGGGTGGTATGGTATGGCGTGCAGACACCAAGTCTAACGTACCTGGTGGCGCATCAACCAAAGATCACGACACTGGCGTATCCCCAGTATTCGCAGGTGGTGTTGAGTACGCAATTACTCCTGAAATCGCTACCCGTCTGGAATACCAGTGGACCAACAACATCGGTGACGCTAACACCATCGGTACTCGTCCAGACAACGGTCTGCTGAGCGTAGGTGTTTCTTACCGTTTCGGTCAGCAGGAACAAGCTGCTCCGATCGTAGCTCCGGCTCCGGCTCCGGCTCCAGAAGTACAGACCAAACACTTCACCCTGAAGTCTGACGTTCTGTTCAACTTCAACAAAGCCACTCTGAAACCAGAAGGCCAGCAGGCTCTGGATCAGATGTACAGCCAGCTGAGCAACCTGGATCCGAAAGACGGTTCCGTAGTGGTTCTGGGCTTCACTGACCGCATCGGTTCTGACGCTTACAACCAGGGTCTGTCTGAGAAACGTGCTCAGTCTGTTGTTGATTACCTGATCTCTAAAGGTATCCCGGCTGACAAAATCTCCGCACGTGGTATGGGCGAATCCAACCCGGTTACTGGCAACACCTGTGACAACGTGAAAGCTCGCGCTGCACTGATCGACTGCCTGGCCCCGGATCGTCGCGTTGAGATCGAAGTTAAAGGCATCAAAGACGTTGTAACTCAGCCGCAGGCTTAA
- a CDS encoding ribosome modulation factor: MKRQKRDRLERAHQRGYQAGIAGRSKEMCPYQTLNQRSYWLGGWREAMADRVVMA, from the coding sequence ATGAAGAGACAAAAACGAGATCGCCTGGAACGGGCACATCAACGTGGTTATCAGGCCGGTATTGCCGGACGTTCGAAAGAAATGTGTCCCTATCAGACGCTGAATCAGAGATCGTATTGGCTGGGAGGCTGGCGAGAAGCCATGGCTGACAGGGTGGTAATGGCCTGA
- the fabA gene encoding bifunctional 3-hydroxydecanoyl-ACP dehydratase/trans-2-decenoyl-ACP isomerase, whose translation MVDKRESYTKEDLLASGRGELFGAKGPQLPAPSMLMMDRVVKMTETGGNFDKGYVEAELDINPDLWFFGCHFIGDPVMPGCLGLDAMWQLVGFYLGWLGGEGKGRALGVGEVKFTGQVLPTARKVTYRIHFKRIVNRRLIMGLADGEVLVDGRLIYTANDLKVGLFQDTSAF comes from the coding sequence ATGGTAGATAAACGCGAATCCTATACAAAAGAAGACCTTCTTGCCTCTGGTCGCGGTGAGCTGTTTGGTGCGAAAGGCCCGCAGTTGCCTGCTCCGAGCATGCTGATGATGGACCGTGTCGTCAAGATGACCGAAACGGGCGGTAACTTCGACAAAGGTTATGTTGAGGCAGAGCTGGATATCAATCCGGATCTTTGGTTCTTCGGATGCCACTTCATTGGCGATCCCGTCATGCCGGGTTGTCTGGGGCTGGACGCAATGTGGCAGTTGGTTGGATTCTACCTCGGCTGGCTCGGCGGTGAAGGCAAAGGCCGCGCACTGGGCGTAGGCGAAGTGAAGTTCACCGGTCAGGTACTGCCTACTGCCAGGAAAGTGACCTATCGTATCCACTTCAAGCGCATCGTGAATCGCCGCCTGATCATGGGCCTTGCGGATGGTGAAGTGTTGGTGGATGGGCGTCTGATCTATACCGCGAACGATCTGAAAGTGGGTCTGTTCCAGGACACCTCTGCATTCTGA
- the pqiC gene encoding membrane integrity-associated transporter subunit PqiC has product MKKWLVVAMAFWLTSCSSSGENKSYYQLPVAQGGVQSTANQGNRLLWVEQVAVPDYLAGNGVVYQTSDVKYAIANNNLWASPLDQQLRNTLVANLSTQLPGWVVASQPLGSVQDTLNVTVTGFHGRYDGKVVVSGEWLLNHQGRLIKRPFHIEAVQTQDGYDEMVKVLATVWSQEAAAIAQELKRIP; this is encoded by the coding sequence ATGAAAAAGTGGCTAGTGGTGGCGATGGCGTTCTGGCTGACGTCGTGCAGCTCCAGTGGAGAGAATAAAAGCTATTATCAGCTCCCTGTTGCGCAGGGAGGCGTGCAAAGTACCGCAAACCAGGGTAACCGTCTGCTGTGGGTCGAGCAGGTTGCGGTGCCAGATTATCTGGCTGGCAATGGCGTGGTCTATCAGACCAGCGATGTGAAGTACGCGATCGCCAATAACAATTTGTGGGCCAGCCCGCTGGATCAGCAATTGCGTAATACGCTGGTTGCCAATCTGAGTACGCAACTGCCAGGTTGGGTAGTAGCCTCTCAACCTTTGGGCAGCGTGCAGGATACGCTCAACGTAACGGTAACCGGCTTCCACGGTCGTTATGATGGTAAGGTGGTGGTCAGCGGTGAGTGGCTGCTTAACCACCAGGGACGTCTCATCAAGCGTCCGTTCCACATTGAAGCCGTTCAGACGCAGGATGGCTACGATGAGATGGTGAAAGTGCTGGCAACCGTCTGGAGCCAGGAAGCTGCGGCGATCGCCCAGGAGCTGAAGCGCATTCCATAG